Proteins encoded within one genomic window of Acidovorax sp. 107:
- a CDS encoding DEAD/DEAH box helicase: protein MELYRQADVVRVGIRQPAEGRWALAGEVQGSSPHPYEVSVQLVLAPNGQVKQWSGDCSCPVGADCKHAVALTLEAAHRDPAQGPSSTRAADALKAMQERKEALARAEAEARLLHWLQEWDRALGVAVPQDPVARPGRPECYLYLVSTVGRARTSVPQLQLEAVVSYPKLTGGWAKPQQIRTQPAPGQAVYDRASDADRQVLQLLRAMPRSVGYYSAYSVAPIGVLEGAVGLLALEQAAATGRLFVDAGGSTVGAPLQWGDALPITWAWQASTPAQGSEAVWGLQARLPGDTAVLCDNHPPLYLDAVQGVCGPVHAEGLSPAQVAMLLKAPALTAAALQKHHAEVVRRIGGVLPLPPALGLLTQVRGVKPVARLHLAPSPANKVAEMGLITAQLRFDYQGHVGWWAGQDLAVLVRGADGGQVLLQRDAVAERHAIERLEGLGLLATDDGLFGIPGERPQDDWMHWADDGFAALRDAGLDVTLDPALQGWVQHADRLDVVLQPGGDDAATSPWFALSLGMEINGVRHNILRWLPDLIAAAAAQPLDPATGLPQLPAHVYMASLTGPGFVRLPTDALRPWMAALLDLAGDRARDFNADSLKLSRLDALRTSTALGEGAVWQGAAALHDMVAQLRGASALPEVPLPASVRATLRPYQQQGLNWLQFLRAHGLAGVLADDMGLGKTLQTLAHIQVEKDAGRLTTPALVIAPVSLMGNWQREAARFCPGLRCLVLHGAGRHEVADEVTAHDLVIAPYSLLQRDRDRWLVHPWHLVVLDEAQNIKNASSQAAQVVGELQARHRLCLSGTPMENHLGEIWSLFHFLMPGFLGSATRFKEVFRTPIEKQGDGARMAQLRARITPFMLRRTKALVAGELPPKVESVMPVELTGAQADLYETIRLGMEKTVREALQSKGLAQSQITILDALLKLRQVCCHPQLVPLEAAAKVKTSAKLGHLMALLPEMLAEGRRVLLFSQFTSMLTLIEAELKARNLPWVKLTGQSVKRDAIIEQFTSGQVPLFLISLKAGGVGLNLPQADTVIHFDPWWNPAVEDQATDRAHRIGQTQSLWVIKLVAQGTIEEKILALQERKAELADSLYSGAAARKEPLFTETDLAELLQPLSVS, encoded by the coding sequence ATGGAGCTGTACCGCCAGGCAGACGTGGTGCGCGTGGGTATCCGGCAGCCAGCGGAGGGCCGCTGGGCTCTGGCGGGTGAAGTGCAGGGCAGCTCGCCCCACCCGTACGAGGTGTCCGTACAACTGGTGCTTGCGCCCAACGGCCAGGTCAAGCAATGGTCGGGCGACTGCAGCTGCCCCGTGGGGGCAGATTGCAAACACGCTGTGGCCCTGACCCTGGAGGCCGCGCACCGCGACCCGGCGCAGGGCCCGTCGTCCACGCGGGCTGCCGATGCGCTCAAGGCCATGCAGGAGCGCAAAGAGGCCCTGGCGCGCGCCGAGGCCGAGGCCCGCCTTCTGCATTGGCTGCAGGAGTGGGACCGGGCCCTGGGCGTTGCCGTGCCGCAAGATCCGGTCGCACGGCCGGGGCGGCCCGAGTGTTATCTCTATCTGGTCTCTACCGTAGGGCGGGCGCGCACCAGCGTGCCGCAGTTGCAGCTGGAGGCCGTGGTGTCGTACCCCAAGCTCACGGGCGGCTGGGCCAAGCCGCAGCAGATCCGCACCCAGCCCGCGCCCGGCCAGGCCGTGTACGACCGCGCCAGCGATGCCGACCGCCAGGTGCTGCAGCTGCTGCGCGCCATGCCGCGCAGCGTGGGGTACTACTCGGCCTACAGCGTCGCGCCCATCGGGGTGCTGGAGGGCGCGGTGGGCCTGCTGGCGCTGGAGCAGGCAGCGGCCACGGGCCGCCTGTTTGTGGATGCGGGTGGGTCTACCGTGGGTGCGCCTTTGCAATGGGGCGATGCGCTGCCGATCACGTGGGCGTGGCAGGCATCCACGCCCGCGCAAGGCAGCGAGGCTGTCTGGGGGCTACAGGCACGGCTGCCGGGCGACACTGCGGTTCTTTGCGACAACCACCCGCCCTTGTACCTGGACGCCGTCCAGGGCGTTTGCGGCCCGGTGCACGCCGAGGGCCTGAGCCCGGCCCAGGTGGCCATGCTGCTCAAGGCACCCGCGCTCACTGCTGCGGCGCTGCAAAAGCACCATGCCGAGGTGGTGCGCCGCATTGGCGGCGTGTTGCCGTTGCCTCCGGCGCTGGGCCTTCTCACGCAGGTGCGGGGCGTGAAACCCGTGGCGCGCTTGCATTTGGCCCCGTCACCTGCAAACAAGGTGGCCGAAATGGGGCTCATCACTGCGCAATTGCGGTTTGACTACCAGGGCCATGTGGGCTGGTGGGCGGGACAGGATCTGGCGGTGCTGGTGCGCGGTGCCGACGGCGGCCAGGTGCTGCTGCAGCGCGATGCGGTGGCTGAACGCCATGCCATCGAGCGCCTGGAAGGTCTGGGCCTTCTGGCCACGGACGACGGCCTGTTCGGCATCCCCGGCGAGCGCCCGCAGGACGACTGGATGCACTGGGCGGACGACGGCTTTGCAGCGCTGCGCGACGCGGGGTTGGATGTCACGCTGGACCCGGCGCTGCAGGGCTGGGTGCAGCACGCCGACCGGCTGGATGTGGTGCTGCAGCCTGGGGGTGACGATGCGGCCACATCGCCCTGGTTTGCGCTGTCGCTGGGCATGGAGATCAATGGCGTGCGCCACAACATCCTGCGCTGGCTGCCCGACCTGATTGCTGCCGCCGCAGCCCAGCCGCTGGACCCTGCGACGGGCCTGCCCCAGCTGCCTGCGCATGTCTACATGGCCTCTTTGACCGGCCCTGGCTTTGTGCGCCTGCCCACCGATGCGCTACGGCCCTGGATGGCCGCGCTGCTCGATCTGGCGGGCGACCGCGCGCGTGATTTCAACGCCGACAGCCTCAAGCTTTCGCGCCTGGACGCCCTGCGTACCAGTACTGCGCTGGGCGAGGGCGCGGTGTGGCAAGGCGCCGCTGCCTTGCACGACATGGTGGCCCAGCTGCGGGGCGCCAGCGCCTTGCCCGAGGTGCCGCTGCCCGCCAGCGTGCGCGCCACGCTGCGCCCGTACCAGCAGCAGGGTCTGAACTGGCTGCAGTTTTTGCGGGCCCACGGCCTGGCCGGTGTGCTGGCCGACGACATGGGCCTGGGCAAAACGCTGCAGACCCTGGCGCACATCCAGGTCGAAAAAGACGCGGGGCGGCTGACTACCCCCGCACTGGTCATCGCACCCGTGAGCCTGATGGGCAACTGGCAGCGCGAGGCCGCCCGCTTTTGCCCGGGCCTGCGGTGTCTGGTGCTGCATGGCGCGGGGCGGCATGAAGTGGCCGATGAAGTCACCGCGCACGACCTGGTCATCGCGCCGTACTCGCTGCTGCAGCGCGACCGAGACCGCTGGCTGGTGCACCCGTGGCACCTGGTGGTGCTGGACGAAGCCCAGAACATCAAGAACGCCAGCAGCCAGGCCGCGCAGGTGGTGGGCGAGCTGCAGGCGCGACACCGGCTGTGCCTGTCGGGCACCCCCATGGAAAACCACCTGGGCGAGATCTGGAGCCTGTTCCACTTCTTGATGCCGGGCTTTCTGGGCAGCGCGACGCGCTTCAAGGAGGTGTTTCGCACCCCCATTGAAAAGCAGGGCGACGGCGCGCGCATGGCGCAACTGCGTGCGCGCATCACGCCCTTCATGCTGCGGCGCACCAAGGCCCTGGTGGCGGGGGAGCTTCCGCCCAAGGTGGAATCGGTCATGCCCGTGGAGCTGACGGGCGCGCAGGCCGACCTGTACGAAACCATCCGTCTGGGTATGGAAAAGACCGTGCGCGAGGCGTTGCAGTCCAAGGGGCTGGCGCAATCGCAGATCACGATCCTGGACGCACTGCTCAAGCTGCGGCAGGTGTGCTGCCACCCGCAGCTGGTGCCGCTGGAGGCTGCTGCCAAGGTCAAGACGTCGGCCAAGCTCGGCCACTTGATGGCACTGCTGCCCGAAATGCTGGCCGAGGGGCGTCGTGTTTTGCTTTTCTCACAGTTCACCAGCATGCTCACGCTGATCGAGGCCGAGCTGAAGGCGCGCAACCTGCCCTGGGTCAAGCTCACAGGGCAAAGTGTCAAGCGCGACGCGATCATCGAGCAGTTCACCAGCGGGCAGGTGCCCCTGTTCCTCATCAGCCTCAAGGCGGGCGGGGTGGGGCTGAACCTGCCGCAGGCCGACACCGTGATCCATTTCGACCCCTGGTGGAACCCGGCGGTAGAGGACCAGGCCACCGACCGCGCCCACCGCATCGGCCAGACGCAAAGCCTGTGGGTGATCAAGCTGGTGGCGCAGGGCACGATTGAAGAAAAGATCCTGGCGCTGCAGGAGCGCAAGGCCGAACTGGCAGACAGCCTGTACAGCGGCGCGGCCGCTCGCAAGGAGCCGCTCTTTACCGAAACCGATCTGGCAGAGCTACTGCAGCCGCTATCAGTGTCATAG
- a CDS encoding thioredoxin family protein produces the protein MSSPAALPEPTPTSHGAATPSGWWAVCLCAAWCGTCGIYRPLFDELARAHPDVRFEWVDIEDESDLVGDLDVETFPTLLIADGERALFLGPLLPQAPVLTRLLTSLQAAAPGGAGAGGDAQGVFERVRAARGG, from the coding sequence ATGTCCAGTCCCGCTGCACTGCCAGAACCGACCCCCACGAGCCATGGTGCCGCCACGCCCAGCGGCTGGTGGGCCGTGTGCCTGTGTGCAGCGTGGTGTGGCACCTGCGGCATCTACCGCCCCTTGTTCGACGAATTGGCCCGTGCGCACCCGGACGTGCGGTTTGAATGGGTGGACATCGAAGATGAGTCCGATCTGGTCGGTGACCTGGACGTGGAAACCTTTCCTACTCTGCTGATTGCCGACGGCGAGCGGGCCCTGTTCCTGGGTCCGCTGTTGCCGCAGGCGCCGGTGCTGACACGGTTATTGACCAGTCTGCAGGCGGCAGCGCCCGGTGGTGCGGGGGCGGGGGGCGACGCCCAGGGTGTTTTCGAGCGCGTGCGTGCAGCGCGCGGCGGCTAG
- a CDS encoding cytochrome c: MKRILWTLSSVLAALGIAAAMLISLNLRGEEPLPATETLQSTPALVQRGEYLARVGNCMACHTTQGGAPFAGGRGIETPFGVVHSSNLTPDKAQGIGSWTSAEFWRAMHHGRGKDGRLLYPAFPYPNYTQVAREDSDAIFAYLQSLPAAPDANRAHALRFPYNTQVALAVWRALFFAPGAPAAEPTQTAEYNRGAYLVNGLGHCTACHTPRNALGATSDAKAFTGGLIPVQNWYAPALNAAHEAGVKDWRTDDVVALLKTGVAPQGSVLGPMAEVVFRSTQYLSNADARAMAVYLQALPQQDRKAPATAAPPPASAMARGGKVYEQQCAQCHGDRGQGEPGAFPALAGNRAVTLADPTNLVRVVLQGGYLPATAGNPRPHGMPPFQQTLSGEEVAAVTTFVRNSWGNQAPGVGTIEVYRARERRGM; the protein is encoded by the coding sequence ATGAAACGCATCCTCTGGACCCTTTCTTCCGTTCTGGCCGCCTTGGGCATTGCAGCAGCAATGCTGATCAGCCTGAACCTGCGTGGCGAAGAGCCGCTGCCCGCCACCGAGACGCTCCAATCCACGCCTGCACTGGTGCAGCGCGGCGAATACCTGGCCCGCGTGGGCAACTGCATGGCCTGCCACACGACCCAGGGTGGCGCGCCGTTTGCGGGCGGTCGCGGCATCGAGACGCCTTTTGGCGTGGTGCACAGCTCCAACCTCACGCCCGACAAGGCGCAAGGCATTGGCAGCTGGACCTCGGCCGAGTTCTGGCGCGCCATGCACCATGGCCGCGGCAAGGACGGGCGGCTGCTGTACCCAGCCTTCCCGTACCCCAACTACACCCAGGTGGCGCGCGAGGACTCGGACGCCATCTTTGCCTATCTGCAAAGCCTGCCGGCTGCGCCAGATGCCAACCGCGCCCATGCGCTGCGCTTTCCGTACAACACGCAGGTGGCATTGGCGGTATGGCGTGCTCTGTTCTTCGCACCCGGGGCGCCCGCGGCCGAACCCACGCAGACGGCCGAATACAACCGGGGCGCCTATCTGGTCAACGGCCTGGGCCACTGCACCGCCTGCCACACGCCGCGCAATGCCCTGGGCGCCACGTCGGACGCCAAGGCCTTCACCGGCGGCCTGATCCCGGTGCAGAACTGGTATGCCCCCGCGCTCAATGCGGCGCACGAGGCGGGCGTGAAGGACTGGCGTACCGATGACGTGGTGGCCTTGCTGAAAACCGGCGTGGCCCCGCAGGGCTCCGTGCTGGGCCCCATGGCCGAGGTGGTATTCCGCAGCACGCAGTACCTGAGCAACGCCGATGCGCGCGCCATGGCCGTCTACCTGCAGGCCCTGCCGCAGCAGGACCGCAAGGCGCCAGCCACCGCGGCCCCGCCCCCCGCCAGCGCGATGGCGCGGGGCGGCAAGGTGTACGAGCAGCAATGCGCCCAGTGCCATGGCGACCGGGGGCAGGGCGAGCCCGGCGCATTTCCGGCGCTGGCGGGCAACCGCGCCGTCACGCTGGCCGACCCCACCAACCTGGTGCGCGTGGTGCTGCAGGGCGGCTACCTGCCCGCCACGGCAGGCAATCCGCGTCCGCACGGCATGCCGCCGTTTCAGCAGACGCTGTCGGGCGAAGAAGTGGCGGCGGTGACCACGTTTGTGCGCAACAGCTGGGGCAATCAGGCGCCGGGTGTGGGTACCATCGAGGTCTATCGCGCGCGTGAGCGGCGCGGCATGTAG
- a CDS encoding c-type cytochrome: MTDCLRSLLRPVLCLPAAAALLALALSAGAVAQTVPASTTSATPVATASTAAAVPVSSMSSRVLACTACHGKEGRATPDGYFPRIAGKPAGYLANQLLNFRDGRRSYPQMGYLIEHLTDDYLREMAGHFAALDLPYPPPPPPQAPPAVLEQGRRLVQVGDAARNIPACVACHGAAMTGVVPSIPGLLGLPRDYLNSQLGAWKTGQRRAHRPDCMADIARQLTPDDVSAVSAWLAAQPVAAGGKPARTLPAAMPARCGGVAEVPVAAAAAR; the protein is encoded by the coding sequence ATGACCGATTGCCTGCGCAGCCTGCTGCGCCCCGTTCTCTGCCTGCCTGCGGCCGCTGCCTTGTTGGCGCTGGCCCTGAGCGCCGGTGCTGTGGCCCAGACGGTGCCTGCCAGCACCACCTCTGCAACCCCGGTGGCCACTGCATCCACTGCGGCCGCGGTGCCCGTGTCTTCCATGTCTTCACGCGTGCTGGCCTGCACCGCCTGCCACGGCAAGGAAGGGCGAGCGACGCCCGATGGCTACTTTCCGCGCATTGCGGGCAAGCCAGCGGGCTATCTGGCCAACCAGCTGCTCAACTTTCGGGACGGGCGGCGCAGTTACCCGCAGATGGGTTACTTGATCGAGCACCTGACGGACGACTACCTGCGCGAGATGGCCGGGCACTTTGCTGCGCTCGACCTGCCTTACCCACCCCCGCCGCCACCCCAGGCGCCGCCCGCCGTGCTGGAGCAAGGCCGCAGGCTGGTACAGGTGGGCGATGCGGCCCGCAACATCCCTGCCTGCGTGGCCTGCCACGGTGCGGCCATGACGGGTGTGGTGCCGTCCATCCCCGGCCTGCTGGGCCTGCCGCGTGACTACCTCAACAGCCAGCTGGGTGCCTGGAAGACCGGCCAGCGCCGTGCGCATCGGCCCGACTGCATGGCCGACATTGCGCGCCAGCTCACGCCCGACGATGTGAGCGCTGTCTCGGCCTGGCTGGCCGCGCAGCCGGTGGCAGCAGGGGGCAAGCCTGCCCGCACATTGCCTGCCGCGATGCCCGCCCGCTGCGGTGGTGTGGCCGAAGTGCCCGTGGCCGCTGCGGCTGCACGCTGA